The DNA region TTTTCAAGGCATTTTGCAAGAGGAAGGAACGAGATTACGGAAGCAAATGCGGCTGTTCTATGTATAGTCCTAGTCAACCTCTTCCTAGCTGGTGCCCTAAAAAGAACTCCGTATTATAATTGAAATTTTTTGTTTAGTACTCCGTAATTCTGCAGTATAGCTACTGATGTTGATTAGCACACGGATACTTTGGAATTTAAGTATATAATACAACAATTTGAGAACTAACCATatattaatttgactagttGGTGATAAAAACTTAGTGCCTGGTTGGATATTGTTTTAAGAAATCGTAATATCAAGAAATGGATGTTTTATGAAACCGTAGTATTAAGAGCTGTAGTTTTTGAAGTACAGTttagagaaaaaaaagagagctATGGGGTGGAGTTTTAGAAACTCCAAAAGACTGCAGTTTTATTAACACCTTGGTTTTCAAAACTACAAAGTTTGTAGCATCCAAACACCCTACCGCTTCTCAAAACTGAAAAATTTCACAAAATTATAGTACTTTCCTAAAACTTGAAAAATACTTTGCACCCAGACAAGACCTATACTCTAATTTAGCGTTTCTAAGTAAAATTACACCTCATAGGATGAACGAAAGGACCAATTGTAATTCATAAATCATGACAGAAGTTACAATTGAAACTTTGATGCTTATATTAGACTTAATCATGAGAGGACATTCTACTATTTCTCAATAACACATGCAGAGAGAAACAAAAGTGATGAGTGATGTCAAACTCTTGAATTGTCACCCTACCGTCCACACCTTCGAAATCCCCGTTATGTTGCTAGAAATTGTTTACGAGGATTTCTCCCAAAATAGCTCTACTAGTAAAGTTAAAACCGATAGAAAACTAGCTTAACTTAATTTCTAATTTATTttaacctaaacttataaaacAGTTTCATGCTACATTAATTTAATTTACGTAAAATAGGAGAAGTCGAAGTTGGAATAAACCCTACTAAACATAGCCTTAGATGATGCTAAATTTTTGCATAAGCTCGGTTGCTGCAAATACAGCGCCTCTTAAATGCCCCAGCAAATGCTGAAAATATTACGATGGGCTATCTGACCAGTGACCACTCAGGAGCAGGGCACGGAGACAGAGACGCCTACCGGCTCATAAATTACTGAACGCACTTAAATCGCAGTATCTAAAGGGAAATTGTCTGGCAGTAAATCTCACCCAGACTAGAATCGCAGGCTCTCCGCCCCCGAAACCAAACCGTCCCCAATTTTCCCCCACCAATCGTGATTCGTGAAGCTCTCGTGCTCGTCGCCGGGCCGAGGGCGAAATGCGGCGCCCGCGCGGCACcagcgacggcgacgaggatcccggcgaggaggaggaggaggaggaacggcgccaggcggcggCCCCGCCGGGGAAGGACGGCCCCGGGGACGCGCTGTGGCGGTGGCGGACCCAGAGCCTCTCCGAGGTGGTGCTCTCGTGGTCCGTGGACCAAATCCTTGACAAGGACCTGCTCCGCGACAAGGTGAGGAgccgcttgcgtgcttgtaCGCGCCCGCGCCTCCCGCTCCCCGTCTCTCGGTCGGCCGCTCGGTGCTGGGCACCTGGCGTCCGTGCAGATGATCCGTGCGGATCTGATGAACTGCGTTCGGGGTTTTGCGCGTCAATGGGGActtcctccccctcccctgGGCCGTTTTAGGTATAGGTGGTGCCGTTTTGGGTGCCCCCATTTTGCTAGGTGGAGAATTTGGTTTAGAATTCGTTTTTCTTTTTAGCGTCAGCAGTGAATGATTTACAGATTATGCATTATCTGTTGTCCGAGTTGCACCTAGGTTTTAGAGATAACTTCTAGGTCTCCTGGTTGGGTAGACAGTGCCACTGGCATAGGCTGCAACTACCCTGCTATCTGAATGTTTACATTTCATTCACCTATATCTGCCTATGGTATTTATCCATTGGAGTCAACACGTTTCCGTTGCATTTACGAATAGAATGTTCTTATATTCTTGCAGATTTATGGACTTAGTTTACTGAATGCACTCAAACTGCCTCATAAGCTTTATGGACTGGTTTCTTGCAAACCactaagaaaaaaaaaatctttggATTCATGGAAGTGGAATGTTTTTACAGGTGTTGAAGATACCAGAGACATTTAGCACCATGGAGcagtacatgacatcattcttTGGGCCACTTTTAGAAGAAGTCAGGGATGATATGTGTTCAAGCATGGAGGACATCTCTAATGCTCCATATGCAGATCTGCTCTCTGTTAATTCAATGAGGAAAGGGAAGGGATCATTCGAGATCAGTCTTGGCAGATGGAGGGGAACATCTCATGGTTATGGGATCGATAACTATAAGCCAAAAGCTGCAGATGTGCTATTGATTTCAGAAACAAGACCGGCAAATCAATCTGATATTCTCAGACAGTCCAAATCATGTGTCATCGTGTGGGTCAGTAAGGTTAAGGGCAATAAGATGACAGTTAAGGCATCACGGTTGATGGAGACTGGGGCACAAGGAGATGAACGGCGACAAATGGGTGTTAATAAGTATGCTAAGTCGTATTCTGAAGGTTTGGATGAGTCTTGGGATATGCTAGATCAAGAAGCAGTAGCTTCAAAATCTAGATACTCATCTGCGCATGACATTGTCCGAAAAGAACGAGCCAAAGCTGAAAAGTGCAGCGGTCAGCATGGACAAAATGAGACAGAGACACGCGAGTCATCAAGGCGATGGTCCTTCTGTGCCATGTTCCTAACTAATATGGTAACATATGACCGTGTTTGGGTTGTGCTTCGAAGGGGTTTGACAATGGATTCAAAAATCATCCATAGCATGTTGGGCAGAAACAATTACGTGAGTTTTTCAGTTACAATGTTAGTTCCATTGACTAGTTTGCAGTGTACATGTTAGGTTGCATAGTTGTATCTGAATGGCAAAAGGATGGTATGCTTTCAATCATCTCTTATATTGCTTTTTCTGTTATATATCTTTTATGAGATGTGAATAAAGTTCATAAGAATTTCTAATTTGCATTGTTTACATAATAGAGCAATTTATCTATCTATACTTTAGATACTTGCATGGTTTTGTACTATACATTTGAATCTTGGTTTCACTGCTGCTCACAAACTTGCATGTATTCTTTTCATTTAATTATATCCTGATGTTACTGATATGTGCCTTTAAGAGCTTCATAAATGATTCCAAGAATGTCACACACTACCTCAAATTGTTTGAAATGACTAATGAAATCAAACCCCATCTTTTTTACTTCCGACCAATTGGTATAATTTAACTGTATATTGCAATTGTGGATTGGAATTGCTCCTGTTACGCTACCACAATATGTATCCCCTATTATTATATTACACAACATCATTTTGAACATCAGGGCCTTCATTGACATTGCCGACTTTTTTATTAAGTAGTTTCAACTTCTTATGGCAACGAATGAATGTGCCGTATGCCTTGTTCAGACAATCCCACAGTTGTGTCCTTAGTTGTCTGCTTTGTTTACATATTTGTTTATGGAACTCCTATGTTGTTGTCTTTTGTTCATTGAACTCTGAAGTTTTCAAAATGGTGCTGCAGGCTCCTGGACATTGTAAATACTGCAGCAATAATTCGCTTGATGAAATCAAGGGCGATCTATGCAACTTTAAGCTGAATGACTCACAGCTTGATGCAGTAGCAAGTTGCATTTTGGCAAGTGAATGCAGTCACAGATCTTCTGTAGGGCTAGTTTGGGGCCCACCAGGCACAGGTAAAACTACAACAGTTGCAGTGATGCTACAAATGCTTCTGATGAAGGAACAGAGAACTCTTGCATGTGCTCCAACTAACATGGCTGTCCTGCAAGTAGCTTCTCGTCTTCTTGAGCTGATTGGGGACTTCTCCGCAAAACAACATTATTCATTAGGCGACATCATTTTATTTGGTAACAAGGACCGTTTGCAAATTGGCAAGTTCTTGACAAAAATATATTTGGATGATCGTGTCCAGAGGTTGTTGAGCTGCTTCAACCGAAAAAATGGGTGGAAGCATTGTGTGGATTCTGTCATAACATTCCTAATAAATTGCATTTCTCGGTACAGAATGTCTGTAGatatacaacaaggaagcagCAATGCATGCAATCTTACCTTTAAGAAGTATTTTACAAGTAGATTCAGTGCTTTAGCCAAGGAATTGGCAGGATGCATCGATACATTCTATGACCATCTACCAAGGGGTTCCCTAGGCAAGAACTTTGATAGAATGATGTTCGCCAAAAGCTTGGTTGATAAATTGCAGCAGTTGCTGAGTGCAGATGATGTCTctgatgagattctttttacaATCTTCAAGCCGGCTGATGAACTTCCTGATTCTTCTAGTAGTCATGATGACATGATAGATGACGCAGCTGATGATCTTCATGAATGTGATATTTCTTCAGATAGCCCTTTGGACATTAAAACTCTTTGCATAAAAACTCTTATGGCTCTTTCGAAGATGCAGCTTCCTTGTGAAGACAATGAGCTTTCAATCCGGGACTTATGTTTGAAACATGCTAAGCTTATATTTTGCACTGCTTCTAGTTCATTTGAGTTGTTCAGACTGCAAAGCGTGAAGCCTATAAGCATCGTAGTTATTGATGAGGCAGCTCAGCTAAAAGAATGTGAATCACTGGTTCCTCTATTACTCCAAGGGATAGAACATGTTTTACTAATTGGGGATGAAAACCAGCTATCATCATTGGTAAAGAGCAAGGTATAAATTTGTTATGAGATTATTTTGAACATCATGTTCTCTTTTTATCATCTGCATGTTCTGTTACCAGTAATCACTTTTAGATTTCTACAGTTGCTCATACAGCCTCGCTATGACTTGCTAGATTGCTAAAGATGCTGACTTTGGACGAAGCCTCTATCAGAGACTGTGTGCAATGGGTTATAGCAAGCACTTGCTGGAAGTACAATATAGAATGCACCCTTGCATCAGCAAATTTCCAAACGCCAACTTTTATGATCATCGGATTTCAGATGGTCCCATTGTAAAGCAGGAAACCTATGTCAAGAGTTATCTCCCTGGTCCTATTTTTGGTGCTTATTCGTTTATTCATATTGAcaatgacatggagatgcttgaTAGCCTTGGTCAGAGTTCCAAGAATATGGCTGAGGTTGCTGCAGCGGCCAATATAGTCGAAAGACTTGCAAAAGGTACGTTTCAAGGCTTCAGCCTTCACATAACATGCTGGAAGAACTAAGTACTAACATTCAGGTTGATGCCACGAGAAACCTACTTAGTACTTACTAATGTTTGACAAAGTGTTCTGTATGTTTGAAAGATCTTGGACACTAAGCTATTCAATAACCTTTTAACATGGAATAGGTCATTGATAGTGTCATGTCTGACCTGTAATTACTATATCGAAATTTTTATCATTCCACTAATATGGATATTTCGTACAAGTGGGCCTTATCCTGTTGCTAATGGAAAGAAGTGGTTGACCTATGTACTTTGGCCTTATGTTTACATATTTATTTTTTTGAGGGAAATTTACATATTTATTGTGTTAGTATATATGATAAGAATAGGAGATTACATCTTCATTTACTAGACTAAAAAATATTGGATTTCCATGCAGCCGTTTTACGAATGTAACATGCATTTACAATTTTTAGTCTCTGCATTTGTTCAATTAGCACACAGCCGTACATGCATCCTAGCCTAGGCGTATGGTTACCATTCTTCATTGCTTACTACCAAGATCATCATGTTTTTCATTCTTTTTATTTTTATCAGGTGAGCATGTTTCTGTTTCGATTAAAATAATATTCTTAAAGAAATATTTTATGAACTAGGTTTATCTATTCTCCAGATTTTGAATAAAGCTAACTAGTgttttgtaattttttttgGTCTAAAATAACCGTAGAATGCTCTGAGAAGAAGCAGAGGACGAGTGTTGGTGTAATATCTCCTTATACGGCCCAAGTAATCGCATTGCAAGATAGACTTGGAAGAAAGTTTGAGAAACATGACTTTCTATCTGTTATAGTAAAATCTATTGATGGATTTCAAGGTGGTGAGGAGGACATTATATTGATTTCAACAGTTCGGTCCAATAAAGATGGCAAAGTAGGCTTTCTATCTGATGCTGGGAGAATTAATGTGGCTTTGACAAGAGCAAAGTACGTTGTACTAGTTTGGTGATGTTTACACACCATTCCCACTACCATTTCAGTTCAGTAATTGCTATGTTTCTGTCACAGGTACTGCCTTTGGATCCTCGGAAATGGAACCACTTTACTGGCAAGCAATTCAATATGGGCTGATTTAGTCCGTGATTCAAAAAGACGTGGATGCTTCTTTGATGCTTTTGGGGATAAGGACTTAGCAGAAGCAGTCATGCTTGTAACTAAGCCGGAGCCATGGAAACAAAGAGAACAGGTATTCTGGAATCTAAAATCCTCTCTTTTTTTGTGAGACAAAGAGCTCCATATACCCTGTTTGTTAGGCATGTGTTTACTACCTTGATAGTTTTTTGATAATTTCCTGTCCTCTTTAACAAAATCGTATAGAGTGAACTCTACAACTACTAAGTACATCCCTATACTAACAGTTTGTGATAATTTCCTGCTCCTCTTTTAGTCTACTCACTCGAGGATACAGATTGGAGTAGTTGTCCAAGTGTAAAGGCATTATGAGGGTCTACCAACTTGCACAGTCAGATCCTTTAGGGTCCATTAGATCCTTTCTGCTAATCTTGTTAAGAGTGCCGCTCTGCCCTGACACCAATTCCTGAAACATCCTGGAGTGGGGAATAGGAGTATAGATATGAGTGTGATATATCACAGTATGCTTGAAAGACATCACTTGTTTGCATTTTCTGGCTATGCTTTGCTAACGATGCCATTTCCAATATTTTCTCGTCCAGTCACATACTGTTGTTCAGAAACATTATCATTTGTGCTATTTGCTCCTTTTCTTTATGTAGTGTGTATTAGGATTTGAAAAGGTCAAAGTCTACAGTTTTTTATCAACAATTTTTCAAATTATATACATATTTAGTATCTAAAAGTTGTACCTCTAGAttcatatttcatgtatctatAATATGAAAGATTTTGTAACAATTGATAATGTGGTTTGAAGGAAATTAATGGTCAAAGTTTACTTTTGAAAGCTTTTTCAAATCCTAATATGCCCTACAAGATACataaagaaaaggagggaattTTTCCTCATAAGATTTGCAGTGTAATACAATTTTGCTTGCAAAGCTCTGTCGAGTGTTGACTCAAATGCTTTACAATTGTTCTTTGTGCACTTTGTTAGAGGAATGACCACGCAAATCTTGGAAATGGAGAGCCATCTTGGTCATCAACGCGTGATGTGGTGGCTGTCAGGAACAACCCACCAAGAAGATGGAATGAGTGTCCACTTCCAGTCAGAGCTTCAAGTGACCGGCATAGTTCTTTCGAAGGGTATCGAGGATGGCCCAAGCAGCATCTTGGGCCCCAACCCCACGGCAGGCTGTATTGTGAGCcactgcacagtagttctcaaACAGGTAATGGAAGGCATACTCCTAGATCAGCCCATATGGAAGAATCACATGGCCAAATTAGTGTTCTTGGTGCATGGCAGCATCCAAGAAGCTACTGCAACAGGGAGTATCAGAATAAGACTGTTTATCCAGAGTCCCAGAACGTGGTAGCTTATCCGTACCAGAGCAGTTCTTTCCAACAAAGGTTCCATTCATATGGAGTTGACAGGAAATTCAGTAGTTTTCAACAACGAGAACCACATGATCAAATTGGCAGTCGAGGCAGAGGAAGACCTTCCTGTCTTGAGAGGGGACGTAGGGGAGGATGGCGTGAACGGTATGTTTACCGTCGGACAGAAGAGCCTCACAGTCGGGTGCAAAATGGTGCTTCTGAAACTGCACTATGTAAACGGCTAGCTCCTGAGCAGCGAGGGACAAAGAGGGACTGGTGTGAAGCAGAATCATCAGATTCACCACAACAGGACAACGGAAAAATGAGACCTGAATGTGCAGATCAACTTCCTGGGCAGGAGTATCATGGAGGCTCTGGAGAGCTCACCTACAAACTGCATGCTCCTGAGCAGGGAGGGGTGAAGACAGATGGGTGCAAAGCTGAAGCATCAAGTTTGCCAGTCCAGGATGACTCAAAATCAACACCTGAAAGTGCAGATCAATCCCATTGTACTACGCGGGACAGCAGTTCTGGTGCCTTTTCTCATGAACTTCCTGTTTCTGAGCAGGAAGTGGTGGAAATAGACTTGTGTGAAGCAGAAACATCAGATATACCATCTCAGGCTTTGAACGGCAGTTCTGAAGCATCTCATGAACTTCCTATTCCTGAGCAGAGAGGGATGGAAACAGACTTGTGTGAAGTAGGGGCATTGGATGCAGCAAATCAGTTCCAGGATGGCAGTTCTGGAGCAATTTCGCACAGGCTGATTGTTCCCGACTAGGGAGGCGCGGAAATAAACTTGTGTGCAGCAGAAGCATCAGCTACACCAAGTCAGGCTCTTGGTGGGGTGGCTGTTCTGAAGGATCCCTTGAGCTGCCTGTTCCTGAGCAGCAAGGATGGAAACTGCCTTGCGTGAAACAGGAACATCAGATGCACCATCAGGCTCAGGATGGCAGTTCTGGAACTGCT from Panicum hallii strain FIL2 chromosome 9, PHallii_v3.1, whole genome shotgun sequence includes:
- the LOC112878339 gene encoding helicase sen1-like isoform X2 — its product is MRRPRGTSDGDEDPGEEEEEEERRQAAAPPGKDGPGDALWRWRTQSLSEVVLSWSVDQILDKDLLRDKVLKIPETFSTMEQYMTSFFGPLLEEVRDDMCSSMEDISNAPYADLLSVNSMRKGKGSFEISLGRWRGTSHGYGIDNYKPKAADVLLISETRPANQSDILRQSKSCVIVWVSKVKGNKMTVKASRLMETGAQGDERRQMGVNKYAKSYSEGLDESWDMLDQEAVASKSRYSSAHDIVRKERAKAEKCSGQHGQNETETRESSRRWSFCAMFLTNMVTYDRVWVVLRRGLTMDSKIIHSMLGRNNYAPGHCKYCSNNSLDEIKGDLCNFKLNDSQLDAVASCILASECSHRSSVGLVWGPPGTGKTTTVAVMLQMLLMKEQRTLACAPTNMAVLQVASRLLELIGDFSAKQHYSLGDIILFGNKDRLQIGKFLTKIYLDDRVQRLLSCFNRKNGWKHCVDSVITFLINCISRYRMSVDIQQGSSNACNLTFKKYFTSRFSALAKELAGCIDTFYDHLPRGSLGKNFDRMMFAKSLVDKLQQLLSADDVSDEILFTIFKPADELPDSSSSHDDMIDDAADDLHECDISSDSPLDIKTLCIKTLMALSKMQLPCEDNELSIRDLCLKHAKLIFCTASSSFELFRLQSVKPISIVVIDEAAQLKECESLVPLLLQGIEHVLLIGDENQLSSLVKSKIAKDADFGRSLYQRLCAMGYSKHLLEVQYRMHPCISKFPNANFYDHRISDGPIVKQETYVKSYLPGPIFGAYSFIHIDNDMEMLDSLGQSSKNMAEVAAAANIVERLAKECSEKKQRTSVGVISPYTAQVIALQDRLGRKFEKHDFLSVIVKSIDGFQGGEEDIILISTVRSNKDGKVGFLSDAGRINVALTRAKYCLWILGNGTTLLASNSIWADLVRDSKRRGCFFDAFGDKDLAEAVMLVTKPEPWKQREQSTHSRIQIGVVVQV
- the LOC112878339 gene encoding uncharacterized protein LOC112878339 isoform X1 — translated: MRRPRGTSDGDEDPGEEEEEEERRQAAAPPGKDGPGDALWRWRTQSLSEVVLSWSVDQILDKDLLRDKVLKIPETFSTMEQYMTSFFGPLLEEVRDDMCSSMEDISNAPYADLLSVNSMRKGKGSFEISLGRWRGTSHGYGIDNYKPKAADVLLISETRPANQSDILRQSKSCVIVWVSKVKGNKMTVKASRLMETGAQGDERRQMGVNKYAKSYSEGLDESWDMLDQEAVASKSRYSSAHDIVRKERAKAEKCSGQHGQNETETRESSRRWSFCAMFLTNMVTYDRVWVVLRRGLTMDSKIIHSMLGRNNYAPGHCKYCSNNSLDEIKGDLCNFKLNDSQLDAVASCILASECSHRSSVGLVWGPPGTGKTTTVAVMLQMLLMKEQRTLACAPTNMAVLQVASRLLELIGDFSAKQHYSLGDIILFGNKDRLQIGKFLTKIYLDDRVQRLLSCFNRKNGWKHCVDSVITFLINCISRYRMSVDIQQGSSNACNLTFKKYFTSRFSALAKELAGCIDTFYDHLPRGSLGKNFDRMMFAKSLVDKLQQLLSADDVSDEILFTIFKPADELPDSSSSHDDMIDDAADDLHECDISSDSPLDIKTLCIKTLMALSKMQLPCEDNELSIRDLCLKHAKLIFCTASSSFELFRLQSVKPISIVVIDEAAQLKECESLVPLLLQGIEHVLLIGDENQLSSLVKSKIAKDADFGRSLYQRLCAMGYSKHLLEVQYRMHPCISKFPNANFYDHRISDGPIVKQETYVKSYLPGPIFGAYSFIHIDNDMEMLDSLGQSSKNMAEVAAAANIVERLAKECSEKKQRTSVGVISPYTAQVIALQDRLGRKFEKHDFLSVIVKSIDGFQGGEEDIILISTVRSNKDGKVGFLSDAGRINVALTRAKYCLWILGNGTTLLASNSIWADLVRDSKRRGCFFDAFGDKDLAEAVMLVTKPEPWKQREQRNDHANLGNGEPSWSSTRDVVAVRNNPPRRWNECPLPVRASSDRHSSFEGYRGWPKQHLGPQPHGRLYCEPLHSSSQTGNGRHTPRSAHMEESHGQISVLGAWQHPRSYCNREYQNKTVYPESQNVVAYPYQSSSFQQRFHSYGVDRKFSSFQQREPHDQIGSRGRGRPSCLERGRRGGWRERYVYRRTEEPHSRVQNGASETALCKRLAPEQRGTKRDWCEAESSDSPQQDNGKMRPECADQLPGQEYHGGSGELTYKLHAPEQGGVKTDGCKAEASSLPVQDDSKSTPESADQSHCTTRDSSSGAFSHELPVSEQEVVEIDLCEAETSDIPSQALNGSSEASHELPIPEQRGMETDLCEVGALDAANQFQDGSSGAISHRLIVPD